The Candidatus Methylomirabilis tolerans genomic interval CAGTGCGCCGAAGCAGAAAGAGGAAAAGAGGACCTCCGAGCAGGGCCGTGAAGATCCCTACGGGGAGCTCTGTCGGGGCGGCAATGGAGCGCGCCGCCGTATCCGCCAATACCAGAAGGGTCGCGCCGGCCAAGGCCGAGGCCGGCACAAGCCGTCGGTGATCGGGCCCGATCAGGAGGCGCAGGATATGCGGAACGGCCAGCCCCAGGAATCCGATCAGACCGCTGATGCTGACCGCGGCGCCCGTCAGCAGCGCCCCGAGCGTAATGATTCTTCCGGCTTCCCGATCTAAGTCTACCCCCAAGGCTTGCGCCCCCTCCTCTCCCACCGCCAGGGCATTCAGCGAGATCGCATACCCATACGCCATAACAATCCCTACGAGAATGATCGACCCTACTACCAACAGTTGTCGCGGATCATTGACCGCGATCCCACCCATAAGCCAGGTAAATACTCGACGAAGCCGAAACTCGCTCCCCTCAAAGAGTAAGATGCTCAAGGAGCCCAGATAGCCGAGGACAGTATTGACAATAACACCGGCGAGCAGCAGGGTCACCGGCGAGCATCGCCCATCTACTCGTGAGAGTCGGTAGACCAGCAGTACCGCCAGCAGGCCGCCGACGAAAGCTGAGAACGCCACCG includes:
- a CDS encoding iron ABC transporter permease; protein product: MQGAVALDPVTILKILLRSAGISVGPVTWQAADETILLELRLPRVLGGALVGAALATAGVLFQGLLRNPLADPYIIGTSAGAGFSATVAMLVLPPASILGFGSVAFSAFVGGLLAVLLVYRLSRVDGRCSPVTLLLAGVIVNTVLGYLGSLSILLFEGSEFRLRRVFTWLMGGIAVNDPRQLLVVGSIILVGIVMAYGYAISLNALAVGEEGAQALGVDLDREAGRIITLGALLTGAAVSISGLIGFLGLAVPHILRLLIGPDHRRLVPASALAGATLLVLADTAARSIAAPTELPVGIFTALLGGPLFLFLLRRTGRESEWR